The window GGGGACATGTATTAAATATACAAAACAAAGTTATCTAGTATTTTGAGGATATTTAGTAATCCTAGAAGATATAAGTAATATTGTAGGAAAACAAAACAATGAAATTTAGgagttttagaaaaatatagatTCCTGGAATACTGAAGCATGTTTCAAGGTGTTGATGTTTCTGATGTAAAGAAGAACTACAGCACTTATTCACTAATTCCCATAAAAGAATcaactatgatatacaattaaTTATGAGTATACGAATTTCCTACAGAATTTggtttttcttttcctttactTTCTATCTAGATCATATTTCAGTTGTCTACTACCCCTTCCAAAAATTTTCTCCAAATGCTGTAGTCAATGATGCAGCTAGACTACTAGAGGAATAAATTATAGGCCATGTATCTGACTTGATTCAAGATAGTGAAGGGTGGTTTTGACCGTTGGAGGTGTGTTATGAGTATTTTGATACTTGTTAATACCACAACAAAGACTTTGCTCCTTGAatcaacccccccccccccctccccccccccccccccgaaaTGTGCACTCTATTTCACGGCTACAGGGCACTAAATATTCCTGAACAACTACTTTGAAAAATTGAGGGCTAATTTAGGTTGCAATAAAGATTTAGGTTGTCATCcaaaaaatgatcaaagaagagcTAGTCTTACATTCAAAAATACTCTTTAGAAAAGAAGGTTTAGTCTAATAGTACAGTTATAGTTATACATCGTATGCAAGATTTTATATAAACAAGAAAACACATCTCAAAGAAGTAATTATCCAGGTATGCGCCTTGCTTTaccttttaatttaaaatttgttctTCATGTTTTATTTTCACTTATTCCTAAGAAAATAAGTGTCAAATTATGGATTACGGAACTTCaatttataactaaaataaCATACAcgaattcttgtgagagacggtctttttgagagaccatctctagtTGGGCGGGctggcccattatatattttttaaaatgttgtaagtagccattaagaatgatgttagtagacatttaagatattgaaagtaagcattacgaatacagtaagtaggcattaaggataatgcaagtagacattaagaatacggtaagtacgcattaatctttaatgggctgggcttaagatacgtctctcaaagagacggtctctcaagagactagctgaataACATAAGATaagctataaaaaaaattgcagtTTACCAGACAATGTTACAGATAAGTAGATGAGATAGCTTTAATAGAATAAGAACAGATAAGATTTTTTGAGCATATATGCGTGAGGGACCATGCCATAGCAGGTGAGAGGTGAAGTGCGCAACACTTCTATACAAACATGAAAAATGCCTcaaatatactttttatttggGCTTAAACATAACAGTGACGgaagatgatcaatgaacaaaccAAAAGATAGGTAAAAGTCAGGATAGCAGTACGTCTAAACGAGTCGGTGGTGGATCTACATGTCGATCTCAGAGCGAACCAAGAGTCAAAATCCTTAAGAGCGGGTCACTAATAACCAAAAGAGTTTTatgaacaagaaaaaaatatataccaaaacacTGCAGCGAACCTAGGCCCTACCTGCCTAGGCAAGAGGCAAAACCGAactcatttgattaaaaatatatttatattaaattgtataacATAAAACATAGAAAAATGACCTGTTTCAACACACGTGCCGCATTTCTATAGGGTTGGTTCAACCCAAGTATATAGAAAGCTATTTGAGGTTCACATTTGAGACCACAAAATATGTTACTTTAATTTCTATAAGCCAATTTACATTTCCTTAAAATTCATGTAAAAGTAAAAGGGACACTTGCGCAGATGAAGGGAGTAGTATCTAAGTTGATTCAGCACACACGAGTTGGCAAATGTTCAAAAGGTGAGATCAAATGAAGATACAACaacatttatgattttttttttctatttcggttCATCCTATATGTCCATTATTTCAATGGggcaaagatttatagttctttgattTGTGATTATAATGTACtaaagtaaaatgactcattaaatcatgtacaCTTCTAATTCATGTAAAATTACACATGACATTTGCTACGAGGGTCAATCGGAAGCAACTCATTTGTcaattttatcattaacaaaggTAAGATTGGTACATCTCACCCTCTCAAACCTCACCCTAGGGGGGCCACCTAACGGCATTGGGTAATTGAATGTTGTTATTGTCGGTGGTGCTTTATGCTATATCACTATCCTGAATTTGCCACACTGATGGTATATGCTCCCTATCTTtcgactaaaaaaaaaaacactcttCTTAAAAACTCTGACATGATAGTATTCTACCGGAGTCCACATTAGTGCCCGTGGGCAGTTGCTTATTAATCAAAAAAGGACTCTGAAAGAGATATACCaacagaaaaaatatatatatatatatatatatatatatatatatatccaaaaaaaaacctatagttaaaatcaaaattaaaattatttacaaaaactTCGAAaagaaataggaaaaaaaagacTCATGATCACAccttaagaaaagaaaaaatgcaTCGAAGATTTTGCTTGTACTCATCCAAAGGCACGTGTTGGAAAGCAGCATAACGATCAGGAAGACATGCATCATTCGCCCCAAAAAAAACCGTCACCGCCAATGGCGCCGCCGCTTCGTCTACCCTATCAAACACCTTCTGTAATACTTTCACTGCCCATCTTGTGTTATACCCACTGAATCCTCTTAGCACTATATCAGCCTGATTCGCAGATTTTTAGTTAGAAATCAAAAGATCAAACCCCAGAAAAAATTAAGTTCAAAAACTTGAATAAGACCAAATAACATGAAAATGGCAACAAAAAAGGGAGTAAACTGAAGATCTGTTTTATTGAGACATAAGGTCGAACAGGTAGTGTGCATACCGTACGAGAGAAATGGTTTGTAAGTAAGGAACCCCAACCTCCATTATTGAAAGATTCTTCAGTTATGGAGTCTCCAAAGAGGTAGATTTTAGGTCTCATGATGAGTTTGTGTTTCTCAATGCTCTGTTATTGGTAtcaacttagtttatttggcattTGTGAAGTTGCAGAGGATTGAAGTTTTAAAGGAGATGATGTAGAAAGAGTATTAAAAAAACTGCACAGGATTAACGGCAGAAGAAATTGAGATGGGATTGGGAACTGGGGAAGATACAATaattgcaacttgcaagtgcAAACCGGTCAATATACCAAGAGTCAAGAGTGTGTTCTTATAATCGAAGTATAGAACCCACAACCCAAGGGTCAAAAATATGTCAACTAaacttatatttaaaaaataactaattataattaatttgtaaattaaaaaaatcttcaTTGGATGAATAGTGGGTAAATGATGACgtgtataaaaatatatatggtTTATATTTACCCATGTCATGTCATATTTGAGTGTAAAAGTGTACCTTTGAGTTTTCAATTAGGGTTTATATATGAATTAGgaagttttcaattttttaagtgttttgttgATGTCAATATAATTTCATTCAAAGTAAATATTATCTAGGGTCGAATTATATTTATCTATGATTTACGTCTAaccattttatagtttttatttgatttagatTCTTGTCAAATGAATCTGATTAAAACATTTCTATCccacttactctatatttttctaGCTCATATCCACAATTTTTCGGCAAGATCTAGTAAGATCAATTTTTATATAGACCCAATATGTTTGAGCTATGAATGAAATTTATCTCAAATATGTTTTtcgaaaataaaatttacctaCGAATGATATGATGAATTATTGTTAAATTTACTTATGAATGATATGATGAATTGTTGTTAACATTTTATGGATGTGGAGAAAATTCAACTCAAGTATAAACCATGTAATAGGATGGATATAACATATAAGATGGATTTTTATGTATGTGAATATGTTATATTCCATTAAATAGAAGTAAAGGATGATTTTAAATACGTATTCACGTGGAAAGATATATGTATGAGAACTTATTCTCCATGGGTGATGTTAAACCTGTCAAAGTttgacaacaacaatattagAACCTTAAATCCAAAAAATTGGGTCGACTACATAAAAATCAATGTATTAACTACGTAAGTTCGAGCTTTTGTGTGCGATAAATGtttcattttcatttcaaaaaccGTAAATAATCATGTATAGTACAACTCTACATTTTATATTGGGACGTTAATTGCTTTAGTTGATAATAACTAGCTTTCAATGGCGAAGAGGGGAGAAAGATTAAGCTACTTTGGCTCCACTTTTGGTGTTAAAGTGTATCCACCACTATAGTCAAAGGCACCACTCTCGCTGTTATGTTTCTTTGCTAAGGCATCCTCATATGGGTGCTTAATAGCACCTTTTGTGGTTCCAAAATCCGTAATGGATGAAGATGTAGATGTCGAGCCTGTATTTAACCCGTCATTTTGTAGTATAATCTCGATCTCCTTCACGACATCACTCATTGTTGGTCGGTCTGAAGCACTTTCATCTACACATTGTATGGCTAGCTCAATGAACTTTTTGAACCCCGATAAATTTGGAATGTTCTTAATGATTGGATCTATTATCACTTTCAAGCCGTAGAACTCTTCCTCGTTCTTGTCCATTATTGTTTTAACTTCACGGACAATGTACTTCCCTTTTTCGATTGGCTGCTTAGCGGTTACTAATTCTAGCATAACAACTCCGAagctataaacatcacttttttcGGTCAACTGTTGTGTCAAGTAATACTCGGGATCAAGATAGCCCTGCATTCAAGTTAATTACATTACTCAAAGACGATGAGACTAGATTACGAGGAAAATAGCTACGAAAACAATAATCCTACCAGCGTTCCTTTCACTTGGGTAGAAACGTGACCTTTTGAGGTGTCGGAAACCAACTTACATAAGCCAAAGTCGGAAACCTTGGCTGTCAAATTTTCATCCAATAATATATTGCTAGACTTGACGTCTCTATGGATAATCGGAGGGTTGGCAAGTTCATGAAGATAGGTTAACCCTCGAGCTGATCCTAGAGCAATGTGCAATCTTCTCTTCCAATCGAGCTGAATGCCAGATCTTCCTGCATCAGGAATGTGTAAAAGGGATAAATGAGACGTTTGTAGGGTGTCAATAATAGTCTTTCAATGTAAAGAATCAACCCAAAAGAAATTACCGAGCAAACTATCTCTCAGTGATCCATTAGGCATATACTCGTACACTAGCATTTGTTCCCCTTGATCAAAACAGAACCCCAAAAGGCCAACTAAATTCTTATGGTGAACTCGAGAAAGCAATTCGATTTCAGTTTTGAATTCATGGCCACCCTGCATAGAACCTTGTTGAGCTCGTTTGATTGCGACTTGTTGCCCATCAGATAATACTCCTCGATAAACCTTCCCATAGCCGCCTAAGCCTATCTCATTGCGGGCAGAGAAACTATTGGTGCACTTCTTTAGTTCATCATATGGAAACCATCTAGCTCCCTTTAATTGTGGAGCACCACCACTATCTTTGCCACTCGAACCCCACGACACTGAAACAAAAACCGGACTATAATGAGCAATCACCTAGCAGAATTTGTCTACTAGAATTGAAATTTGCAAGCACTTAACacatgatagagtatataacatatcttgaagcctcaaccatcagattaagcttttggttgagttggttccttgactgTACATAAGCTTACCAAACGGTCTACTCAAACCAACTGCTCTCTCAGCGCGTGTTTTCTGGTGTATGGCATAAAATCCCACTCCAATAATCAATAATGCAAGGAAGGCACATGTAGAAGCGATTCCTGCAATTACACCTATGCTAATGGTCGTTCCTGAACCCCCGTCTTGTAACCAAATCCACATTATAGTCAGTTTGAGTTTAAAAACTGCATATAAACAAGTCTTATACATGAAATTGCACGATGTTGTCGATGCATTACCTGGGAAGAGATACGGTGATGCAATAAAATAGTATGGACCGAACTCTGGGGGTGGCTTAAAAGTTTGATTACTAAGATCAAAGCCAATCCGCAGAATTTCTGATCGATTGAAATATTTTTTGCCTGATGGAAATATTTCCATATGAACTTGAAGGTAGTCATCTAAGTTGAAGAACGGATTTTGTAGAGAAACCGAGCCAGGGGTTAAGCTAAGTTTCACCCATAAGCTCATTTCTAGTTTGTGGAAGGTGTTTGCGTTGGACAATTCCCTGAATGATGGCCCTCGAAAGTACATAGTTCCTTCATATGGATACGCGCACTCACAACTCTGAGGACTTGGCTTCTGATCTGCTGGACATTGCTTCTTTCCACAATTTGCTAGACTTGTAGAGTAGGGCTTTTTTGTTTGCTGCTGATTTTGACAGTAGTCGGTATTGGAGAGTGGAGTGATGCATACTGGGTTTCCGTTCAATCTGTTTGTACATATAGCCATGTTGTGAAGTTAGAATCGTACTACAGAGGACACAATGGGGGCGTCTGGCAAAATGGATGGTCTACCGTTCAAAAATTAGTTGGTTGAACCAACTTGTTCTTATGATACAGCTAATTTACAACAAACTGCTCCCGCCAGCGTGTTCAAAATCATTAGGTTAATCAGTTGATTTTTTATGAAATGGTCAAATCAGTCACTCCAACAACTATCAACCGTTCGACAAATACCCAAAAACAACACACACAACAACCATGCCAAAACCTTTCAAATATAGTAAGACGAGGTTCTCACTTTAAAAAGAACGCAGTAATACTCATAGGAGTAGCCACAGAAGTTTGACAAAGCATGTAAACTAACATCAAAGTATTTGTGTATTTAGAACCAAGTGTTACTGAAGAAATCTTGTTGTTCTCAAAATCTACAAGCTGGAGCTGTTGACCAATGCTATCACCCATATCCAATGTTCCATTGAATGAATTGTTCCTCATTTTCCTGTCAAAATTTCTAATTGTCATACGTTGAATCGAAAAATAAAGAGGCTACGGTCAAAAAGCCCATTTTCTCGAACCAAAAACTTACACTAGCTGCATCTGTGGAGCACTAAATAGTTTTTCAGGCACAGGTCCTTGAAGTGAACCATACTCCATCATCCTAGATATGATATGTACAAGAAATAAGTTAGTATCGACTCAacatgaaaacgagaactttgGTCTGAGCGTCTAACCAACATTCTAAAACTTACAGCGTAGTTAGAGACAATAAAGTCGAGAACCATTCTGGTGCTTCCGATTCATCAAAGAAGTTGTTGCTCAAGTCCCTATATGAAAACAAACATAAGACAAAAGGTTGCATAATCTAAATCTaatcagcaagtcttgtatgagaccgtctcacattAGAAGAAGATTTATGGGATTAATCTTACAAGTAGCTTAGAGAATCCATCCCCGTTAGATTTGGCAAAGGACCGGTTAGCTTGTTGTGCCCCAAGTTCCTGATAGTTTACAACGAAGAAATCGAAGAAAAGGTTGTATGATGACTTGTTATGGACAACAAATGTATAATAAGAACAAAGGAAACTTCTTGTTACTGAATATGAATATCTACCGACATTTCAACAACACTGGTGAGATTGTTGAGATTCGTTGGCACTTCCCCAGTCAAGGAATTACGATCAAGGCGTCTGTAGAAGAGTTACTATCAAAAACAAGGGGGCGAAAGAAAAATGATTATACAAAATGACTGCAGTAAAGGATTATACTCACAGAACTTCAAGAGTCTGAACAAGTCCTAAAGTTGATGGAATTGTCCCAGTTAGTTCATTTCCATCAAAAAGTCTGTTCAAAGTAGAACCAATAAATGTTATATTTGATGACCCAAGTTATATTATAGTGTATAGACCCGGGCTGGCATGGGCCATGGCCCAGGTCATGAAAAATAACATAGTTAAACTGATGTTCAGTGTTTGAACCCATGAGAGGTCAATATGCTTTGACGTTCTCAGCTAATTACTCCATGCCAATGAGAGGTCATATAATATTGCTCAGGTAATAAATTTTTTCTGGATTCGCTTAGTACGTGTCgtcaaaagcttaagttgatgttATAGCGCgtggatatgttatatactctaacaaagaaACGTCAGATGCTTACACATGGATTAGAATCATCTCAGAACTGAAAATTTGAGGAGGAATTGACCCAGAAAGCCGGTTTTTGTTGAAGTGGCTGCAGAACAAAACATAATGAGTTCTGGTATGAATAAtaagattttgatttttgattcagAAAGCTTTCAGAAAATACCCACAAATGTTTTGCCTTTCGTAGAAGATCGAGGCCTGGACTGTTAGGTGTTGAGACAGGAATACTTCCTGATAATTGGTTATCTGCCAAATCCAGCCAGTAAAGTTTGGAGAGGTTACCAAGTGAATGGGGTATTTCGCCCGTAAAGTTGTTGGAGTTCAGAGCCCTTTTGCAAACAAATATTAGATTAAGGCAATTTTAGATATGAAAGGAGTAACTCCACAAGAATTATCACATCATGTTTAAGAAGTAATTACAGGAATGAGAGTTCTGCAAGGTTGCCTAGTTCCATAGGAATGCTACCACTGAAACCACAACCTGCCAAGATCCTGCAGAAAACATTTACATTTTTCATTCAAGATTCAATATTTAGTATATTGTCATCAAATGTTTCAGGAAAAGCAGGCGAGAATCTAGGCCCAAGTATGGGCGATTCAGCTCAAATAAATATAGAGGTGAGTGTTAAGTCTATCATATACTTGTATCCTAGATTCGCACTAGAGGTGTTTAATAGGGCAGGTCGACCCAATGGGACATTAATGGGTCAGGTCAATAATGGGTTGGGTCAGTGATGGACCTTGGTGTAAAgggtcgggtcgggtcgggtcgAGTCGGGTAATAATAGGAATATTACATACCTAGGTAGGTTTACTCAACGGGCTATAAAGAAGAATAAAAAACTGTTCTATGAACTTTTAAATAACAGTCAAAGTGGGCCGGGTTTAAACAGGCTTTGACCCGCCCTGAGCAGTTTAAATTTGACATGACCGGCCCCGACCCGGcctgttgaacacctctaattcgCACCAACAAAAGCCTTTAATCACACTGACAAGTCTTACAGAATATTCAGTTTGTGAAGATCTCCGAGTTTTGGAGTTAAAGAACCGGTGAGGCCCCGATTGAAGGACAGGTCCCTGCAGCAAATACACTACACTGTTAAGAAATGTGCTACATATGATGAACCTAAATAAACTTTTGATATATGAGCAGATAAGTCTAGCATCCCAAATTTTTCTCAGTTTATTGATCAATAAAAGTTCCCTTTTTGATCTGCAATCTCTTTGAAGTTATTCAAAGCCTACTAGTTCGTGATTATGGTCATGGTCATCGTGATGTGAAAAATGAGTGATGTTGTCATACTGCTAAATATCGACCGAGATCATGCAACAACCCTTGAACAGACTTAAAACATGGTTATTCCACACCCTTTACAATAAGGTAATATCCGttcaataattttgaaaatttacaattCAACCAATACCATA of the Amaranthus tricolor cultivar Red isolate AtriRed21 chromosome 6, ASM2621246v1, whole genome shotgun sequence genome contains:
- the LOC130815338 gene encoding leucine-rich repeat receptor protein kinase HPCA1 isoform X2, translated to MGLKGKLSGDIGGLTELRSLDLSFNRGLTGSLTPKLGDLHKLNILILAGCGFSGSIPMELGNLAELSFLALNSNNFTGEIPHSLGNLSKLYWLDLADNQLSGSIPVSTPNSPGLDLLRKAKHFHFNKNRLSGSIPPQIFSSEMILIHVLFDGNELTGTIPSTLGLVQTLEVLRLDRNSLTGEVPTNLNNLTSVVEMNLGHNKLTGPLPNLTGMDSLSYLDLSNNFFDESEAPEWFSTLLSLTTLMMEYGSLQGPVPEKLFSAPQMQLVKMRNNSFNGTLDMGDSIGQQLQLVDFENNKISSVTLGSKYTNTLILNGNPVCITPLSNTDYCQNQQQTKKPYSTSLANCGKKQCPADQKPSPQSCECAYPYEGTMYFRGPSFRELSNANTFHKLEMSLWVKLSLTPGSVSLQNPFFNLDDYLQVHMEIFPSGKKYFNRSEILRIGFDLSNQTFKPPPEFGPYYFIASPYLFPDGGSGTTISIGVIAGIASTCAFLALLIIGVGFYAIHQKTRAERAVGLSRPFVSWGSSGKDSGGAPQLKGARWFPYDELKKCTNSFSARNEIGLGGYGKVYRGVLSDGQQVAIKRAQQGSMQGGHEFKTEIELLSRVHHKNLVGLLGFCFDQGEQMLVYEYMPNGSLRDSLLGRSGIQLDWKRRLHIALGSARGLTYLHELANPPIIHRDVKSSNILLDENLTAKVSDFGLCKLVSDTSKGHVSTQVKGTLGYLDPEYYLTQQLTEKSDVYSFGVVMLELVTAKQPIEKGKYIVREVKTIMDKNEEEFYGLKVIIDPIIKNIPNLSGFKKFIELAIQCVDESASDRPTMSDVVKEIEIILQNDGLNTGSTSTSSSITDFGTTKGAIKHPYEDALAKKHNSESGAFDYSGGYTLTPKVEPK
- the LOC130815338 gene encoding leucine-rich repeat receptor protein kinase HPCA1 isoform X1; this encodes MLAIKILLFCLLGFAKFQLFFSLTDPGDVAAIQSLKAQWENTPPSWSKSNDPCAGLWEGVTCNNSRITALGLSTMGLKGKLSGDIGGLTELRSLDLSFNRGLTGSLTPKLGDLHKLNILILAGCGFSGSIPMELGNLAELSFLALNSNNFTGEIPHSLGNLSKLYWLDLADNQLSGSIPVSTPNSPGLDLLRKAKHFHFNKNRLSGSIPPQIFSSEMILIHVLFDGNELTGTIPSTLGLVQTLEVLRLDRNSLTGEVPTNLNNLTSVVEMNLGHNKLTGPLPNLTGMDSLSYLDLSNNFFDESEAPEWFSTLLSLTTLMMEYGSLQGPVPEKLFSAPQMQLVKMRNNSFNGTLDMGDSIGQQLQLVDFENNKISSVTLGSKYTNTLILNGNPVCITPLSNTDYCQNQQQTKKPYSTSLANCGKKQCPADQKPSPQSCECAYPYEGTMYFRGPSFRELSNANTFHKLEMSLWVKLSLTPGSVSLQNPFFNLDDYLQVHMEIFPSGKKYFNRSEILRIGFDLSNQTFKPPPEFGPYYFIASPYLFPDGGSGTTISIGVIAGIASTCAFLALLIIGVGFYAIHQKTRAERAVGLSRPFVSWGSSGKDSGGAPQLKGARWFPYDELKKCTNSFSARNEIGLGGYGKVYRGVLSDGQQVAIKRAQQGSMQGGHEFKTEIELLSRVHHKNLVGLLGFCFDQGEQMLVYEYMPNGSLRDSLLGRSGIQLDWKRRLHIALGSARGLTYLHELANPPIIHRDVKSSNILLDENLTAKVSDFGLCKLVSDTSKGHVSTQVKGTLGYLDPEYYLTQQLTEKSDVYSFGVVMLELVTAKQPIEKGKYIVREVKTIMDKNEEEFYGLKVIIDPIIKNIPNLSGFKKFIELAIQCVDESASDRPTMSDVVKEIEIILQNDGLNTGSTSTSSSITDFGTTKGAIKHPYEDALAKKHNSESGAFDYSGGYTLTPKVEPK